One genomic region from candidate division KSB1 bacterium encodes:
- a CDS encoding phytoene/squalene synthase family protein produces the protein WAKSFYFSARFFPKEKRWATYAVYGFCRYSDNLIDNPRNRPKQQLISEVACFRRELRLAYRWGESEHPILKPFILVAKKYGIPIEYPLDLLKGVEMDIEATRYQNFDELYVFCYRVASVVGLMMTHIMGYKDDRAFEYAEKLGVAMQLTNILRDVKEDKEMGRIYLPLDELQQFGLTEADVLNENFNDQFRQLIKFQVDRAHQYYLEAQAGIPMLNTDSQFAIYSASKIYQGILRKIEARGYNPFLGRVYVPFGKKLRILMGEVLRSRVRMVREKLG, from the coding sequence ATGGGCCAAGAGCTTCTATTTTTCGGCTCGATTTTTCCCGAAGGAGAAGCGCTGGGCGACGTATGCCGTGTATGGCTTCTGCCGCTATTCGGATAATTTGATCGATAATCCCAGGAACCGACCCAAGCAGCAGTTGATCAGTGAGGTGGCTTGCTTTCGGCGGGAGCTGCGACTGGCCTATCGCTGGGGCGAATCTGAGCACCCAATTTTGAAACCGTTCATTCTGGTGGCGAAAAAATACGGCATTCCCATCGAATATCCGCTCGATCTGCTGAAGGGCGTGGAGATGGACATCGAAGCCACTCGCTATCAGAATTTTGATGAGCTGTACGTGTTCTGCTATCGGGTCGCCAGCGTGGTGGGACTGATGATGACGCACATCATGGGCTACAAGGACGATCGGGCGTTCGAATACGCTGAGAAATTGGGCGTTGCCATGCAGTTGACCAACATCCTGCGAGATGTGAAAGAGGATAAAGAAATGGGGCGCATCTACCTCCCGCTGGATGAGCTGCAGCAGTTCGGTCTCACTGAGGCGGATGTGCTGAACGAGAATTTCAACGACCAATTCCGCCAATTGATCAAATTCCAGGTGGATCGAGCGCATCAGTATTATCTCGAGGCGCAGGCAGGCATTCCCATGCTCAACACCGATTCCCAATTTGCCATCTATTCCGCCAGCAAAATCTATCAGGGCATTCTGCGGAAGATCGAAGCGAGGGGGTACAATCCGTTCCTGGGGCGGGTGTATGTGCCGTTTGGCAAGAAGCTCAGGATTTTGATGGGGGAGGTTTTGAGGAGTAGGGTGAGGATGGTGAGGGAAAAATTGGGGTAA
- a CDS encoding glycosyltransferase, with translation MEIILYIALGILFLILSTTLLNFFTAPRIARAPKLRTTPKVSILIPARNEEQNIGKCLDGLTKQDYPNFEIIVLNDHSDDNTLQVIQEHQKRDERIQSINGKDLPDGWLGKNWACHQLSQVATGDIFIFTDADNRHASFAVKNTVAHIQNLKLGLISAFPQQWTVTLAEKMIVPIMDIFVYGTLPLWATYYLPFPSMAAANGQWIAFTREAYQQLGGHETVKNELVEDTFLARLAKKKRIKILTTAGTDAVFSRMYQNANEVWHGFSKNFYGLAGYNNIVFFGIIFSMLIAFVSPYVLWLVPAVRTLALVAIGMNLLIRILISIKYKHPFWVSVLLHPISMLYAVFIGLNSFLSINRGTIRWKGREIRVRGGQ, from the coding sequence ATGGAAATCATTTTATACATCGCTCTGGGCATCCTTTTTCTGATTCTCTCAACCACGCTGTTAAACTTTTTCACCGCACCCAGGATCGCCCGAGCGCCGAAACTACGAACAACGCCTAAAGTCTCGATTCTGATCCCCGCTCGGAATGAGGAACAGAACATCGGCAAATGCCTGGATGGGCTGACAAAACAGGATTATCCGAATTTCGAAATCATTGTGCTCAACGATCATTCGGATGATAATACCCTACAGGTGATTCAGGAGCATCAAAAGCGGGACGAGCGAATCCAATCTATTAACGGCAAAGACCTGCCCGATGGCTGGCTGGGCAAGAACTGGGCCTGTCATCAACTCAGCCAGGTCGCCACGGGTGATATTTTCATTTTCACCGATGCGGATAATCGCCATGCCTCCTTCGCCGTGAAGAATACGGTGGCGCACATTCAGAATTTGAAGCTGGGACTGATCTCCGCCTTTCCGCAGCAGTGGACCGTGACGCTGGCAGAGAAGATGATCGTGCCGATCATGGATATTTTCGTCTATGGCACCCTGCCACTCTGGGCGACTTACTATCTGCCCTTCCCATCCATGGCGGCTGCCAATGGGCAATGGATCGCTTTCACCCGAGAGGCCTATCAGCAACTCGGCGGCCACGAGACCGTGAAAAATGAATTGGTGGAAGATACTTTTTTAGCTCGGCTGGCGAAGAAAAAAAGGATCAAAATTTTAACCACAGCGGGGACGGATGCCGTGTTCAGCCGTATGTACCAGAACGCCAACGAGGTCTGGCATGGCTTCTCGAAAAACTTTTATGGGCTGGCTGGGTATAATAACATTGTTTTTTTCGGGATCATCTTTTCCATGCTCATCGCCTTTGTGAGTCCGTATGTGTTATGGCTGGTCCCTGCTGTCCGAACGCTGGCTCTGGTGGCGATTGGAATGAATCTTTTGATCCGAATTCTGATTTCGATCAAATACAAACATCCCTTCTGGGTGAGCGTCCTGTTGCATCCGATTTCCATGCTTTATGCAGTTTTCATCGGGTTGAATTCATTTTTGAGCATCAATCGGGGGACGATTCGGTGGAAAGGGAGGGAGATTCGGGTGAGAGGTGGGCAGTAA
- the crtI gene encoding phytoene desaturase family protein, with product MKKKIIVIGGGFGGLAVANRLAAKGHEVHLYEKRDKLGGRGYQYEINGFKFDGGPTVMTAPYIFDEIFEAAGKKREDYFKLVPLDPFYRLFAPDGRSFDYRHRHEDMIKEIEKWNPADVKGYNKFVEQTKKMFNLFHPYTDQPFLEFKKMLKIMPGVMRLQGQLSTYTFVSRYIKDEYLRRFFSFHPLLVGGSPFKTPALYTLIVQFEKEWGVHYAIGGTGSVVEGLGRLFKELGGKVYLETEVKEILVNGRKVTGVRLADGTKEAADVVVCNGDVSYSYRYLIPEQYRKKYTNRFIDKMKYSMSLVVIYFGTKRRYLDSRLAHHNIMFASRYKSLLKDITTGDKLPEDFSLYLHMPTITDESIAPKGCESFYVLSLVPTLRAKIDWEKEIEPYKEKILKYLEDHYLPDLRANIIALHHIDPPHFQNTLNSYLGAAFAVQPSLLQSGYWRPHNKSEEFDNLYFVGAGTHPGAGVPAVLSSGKIAAELIDPS from the coding sequence ATGAAAAAGAAGATAATCGTTATCGGCGGTGGGTTTGGCGGATTGGCAGTAGCCAATCGGCTGGCTGCCAAAGGTCATGAAGTGCATTTGTATGAAAAGCGGGACAAGCTGGGTGGTCGGGGTTATCAGTACGAAATTAATGGATTCAAATTCGATGGTGGACCGACCGTTATGACAGCACCCTATATTTTTGATGAAATATTCGAGGCAGCAGGAAAGAAGCGGGAAGATTATTTCAAGCTGGTGCCGCTTGATCCGTTCTATCGCCTGTTTGCGCCCGATGGCCGTTCATTCGATTATCGGCATCGACACGAGGACATGATTAAGGAGATCGAGAAATGGAATCCTGCGGACGTGAAGGGCTACAATAAATTTGTTGAGCAGACCAAAAAGATGTTCAATCTGTTTCATCCCTACACCGATCAGCCGTTCCTCGAATTCAAGAAAATGCTGAAAATCATGCCTGGCGTGATGCGGCTACAGGGGCAGTTGAGCACTTATACGTTCGTCTCTCGCTATATCAAAGATGAATATCTACGGCGGTTCTTTTCATTCCACCCGCTCTTGGTGGGCGGCAGTCCGTTCAAAACGCCTGCACTATACACATTGATCGTTCAATTTGAGAAGGAGTGGGGCGTTCATTACGCCATTGGCGGAACAGGTTCGGTAGTGGAAGGTTTGGGACGGCTGTTCAAAGAGCTCGGCGGCAAAGTTTATCTTGAAACCGAAGTCAAGGAGATTTTGGTAAACGGTCGCAAAGTGACGGGCGTGCGGTTGGCTGACGGGACGAAAGAGGCTGCCGATGTGGTGGTTTGCAATGGCGATGTGTCCTATTCCTATCGCTATTTGATCCCCGAACAATATCGCAAGAAGTACACCAATCGTTTTATTGACAAAATGAAGTACAGCATGTCGCTGGTAGTGATATATTTTGGCACGAAAAGGCGCTATCTCGATTCTCGACTGGCGCATCACAATATCATGTTTGCGTCTCGATATAAGAGCTTGCTCAAAGATATTACCACAGGGGACAAACTGCCTGAAGATTTTTCGCTTTATCTGCACATGCCGACGATCACCGATGAGTCCATTGCGCCGAAGGGCTGCGAGTCGTTTTACGTGTTATCCCTGGTGCCGACGCTGCGGGCTAAAATTGATTGGGAGAAAGAGATCGAGCCGTACAAAGAGAAGATTTTAAAATATCTGGAGGATCATTATCTGCCAGATTTGCGTGCGAATATTATTGCGCTGCATCATATCGATCCGCCGCATTTTCAGAACACGCTGAATAGCTATCTCGGAGCAGCGTTTGCCGTGCAGCCCAGTCTGCTCCAATCGGGCTACTGGCGGCCGCACAACAAGTCGGAGGAATTCGACAATCTTTATTTTGTCGGAGCAGGGACGCATCCTGGGGCAGGAGTGCCAGCCGTGCTTTCGTCGGGGAAGATTGCGGCAGAATTAATTGATCCAAGTTGA
- a CDS encoding lysophospholipid acyltransferase family protein produces the protein MIKANPTRWAKFVFHIYVMRLMKRQFHAFHLFGDLPQPDPNLPLLLIPNHSTWWDGFFVYLLNDQILKREPYLMMLDRQLAKYRFFARIGAFGITPGDRENVNESLNYTVELLQKKNVMITIFPQGILLPWGKRPLNFKKGIEAIIQLYQKPINILPLAIRAEYGGEQRAEVFFQFGQNLIVDTDSFQGVKWLESIELGLLDDLAEKINRGEKGRQILIGRGSINVKMDRLFGRK, from the coding sequence ATGATCAAAGCCAATCCCACTCGCTGGGCAAAATTTGTCTTTCATATCTACGTGATGCGGCTGATGAAGCGGCAGTTTCATGCGTTTCATCTGTTCGGCGACTTGCCGCAGCCTGATCCCAATTTGCCGCTGCTGCTGATCCCCAATCACAGCACGTGGTGGGATGGATTTTTTGTCTATCTGCTGAACGATCAGATTTTGAAGCGAGAGCCGTATTTGATGATGCTGGATCGCCAGCTTGCCAAATACAGATTTTTCGCCCGCATTGGGGCATTCGGCATTACGCCTGGTGATAGGGAAAATGTCAATGAATCATTGAATTACACAGTCGAGCTCTTGCAGAAAAAGAATGTGATGATCACCATCTTCCCGCAGGGCATTTTGCTCCCCTGGGGCAAACGGCCATTGAATTTTAAGAAGGGGATCGAGGCGATCATTCAATTGTACCAGAAACCGATCAACATTCTGCCATTGGCCATCCGAGCTGAGTACGGCGGCGAGCAACGGGCTGAGGTCTTTTTCCAATTCGGCCAGAATTTGATCGTCGATACTGATTCCTTTCAGGGCGTGAAATGGCTGGAGAGCATTGAATTGGGTTTGTTGGATGATCTGGCTGAAAAGATAAATCGAGGAGAAAAAGGAAGGCAGATTTTGATAGGGAGGGGGTCGATAAATGTCAAAATGGATCGATTGTTTGGGAGAAAATAA